A genomic stretch from Engraulis encrasicolus isolate BLACKSEA-1 chromosome 10, IST_EnEncr_1.0, whole genome shotgun sequence includes:
- the ly97.3 gene encoding CD59 glycoprotein encodes MKALIFCMVVLLAVSSGFALDCIHCVPKKAGESCTETTATCPPEKDACAAARFLRPPHGYYQKCMKMSDCKMLQTNSYININCCQNDLCNVFQQDL; translated from the exons ATGAAGGCTCTCATCTTCTGCATGGTAGTGCTGTTGGCTGTGTCCAGTG GTTTCGCCCTGGACTGCATCCACTGTGTGCCAAAGAAAGCGGGAGAGAGCTGCACAGAGACCACTGCAACCTGCCCTCCGGAGAAGGACGCCTGCGCAGCAGCCAGGTTCCTCAGACCACCAc aTGGCTACTACCAGAAGTGCATGAAGATGTCTGACTGTAAGATGCTGCAGACCAATTCCTACATCAACATCAATTGCTGCCAGAATGATCTCTGCAACGTCTTCCAGCAGGACCTCTGA